A region from the Musa acuminata AAA Group cultivar baxijiao chromosome BXJ1-10, Cavendish_Baxijiao_AAA, whole genome shotgun sequence genome encodes:
- the LOC135583713 gene encoding zinc finger protein STOP1 homolog has product MHHKQMPTFEACSSMSSQSRNLNQNQRATEFDARETEQSLPKFSSHLDNSFHQSNQAQRVAMNWDPRAVLNSLDILGQKIHQIQDIVRSTLSNERQLSIQPNEFAAQQQLINTDLTCTIIELISTAGTLLPLIKNALASGINSSGQIGGIADSASDLDLVDMLRQNDNNLLSEGTKDSEYEELIKGLSDWDDEGMKPISTEDNDVKDNEDGVSGENLPLGSYEVLQLEKEEILAPHTHFCAICGKGFKRDANLRMHMRGHGDEYKSPSALAKPTKEGSSEPVPIKRYSCPFIGCKRNKEHKNFQPLKTILCVKNHYKRSHCDKSYTCRRCNSKKFSVMADLKTHEKHCGSNKWLCSCGTTFSRKDKLFGHIALFQGHTPALSMDEVKSQGMSVQGQSDEIMAKEEDIDYLISGNVIEDTNFSGLNGTDNDLGYFSSMNFDSFTFGGIDGLQQPSFDTSESLFSFHK; this is encoded by the coding sequence ATGCACCATAAGCAGATGCCAACTTTTGAAGCTTGCTCTTCCATGAGTAGCCAATCTAGAAATCTTAATCAGAACCAACGAGCCACCGAGTTTGATGCTAGAGAAACCGAACAATCCCTGCCCAAGTTCTCCTCGCACTTGGATAATTCGTTTCATCAGTCAAACCAGGCCCAGCGAGTAGCAATGAACTGGGATCCAAGGGCTGTGCTTAACAGCCTCGATATCCTTGGGCAGAAGATCCATCAAATTCAGGACATAGTCCGATCCACTCTTAGCAACGAAAGGCAGCTGTCGATCCAACCAAATGAATTTGCTGCACAGCAGCAGCTCATAAACACCGATCTAACTTGCACCATAATTGAGTTAATCTCTACAGCTGGTACCCTTCTTCCGTTGATCAAGAATGCTTTGGCATCTGGCATCAACTCTTCTGGACAAATTGGTGGTATCGCCGATTCTGCCTCTGATTTGGATCTAGTTGATATGCTACGACAGAATGATAATAATCTTCTTTCAGAGGGAACCAAAGATTCTGAATATGAAGAGCTGATCAAAGGTTTGAGTGACTGGGATGATGAGGGCATGAAGCCAATTTCCACAGAAGACAATGATGTGAAGGACAACGAAGATGGTGTAAGTGGAGAAAACCTCCCTCTTGGATCATACGAAGTCTTGCAACTTGAGAAGGAGGAAATATTAGCGCCACATACACACTTCTGTGCAATATGTGGAAAGGGATTCAAAAGGGATGCCAACCTAAGGATGCATATGAGAGGCCACGGGGATGAGTACAAGAGCCCGTCTGCTCTTGCCAAGCCAACCAAGGAAGGAAGCTCCGAGCCCGTACCTATAAAGAGGTATTCGTGCCCTTTTATTGGTTGCAAGAGGAACAAAGAACACAAGAACTTCCAGCCTCTCAAGACAATTTTATGTGTGAAGAACCATTACAAGAGGAGCCATTGTGACAAAAGTTACACCTGCCGTAGATGCAATAGCAAGAAATTTTCGGTTATGGCAGACCTGAAAACTCATGAGAAGCACTGTGGTAGTAACAAGTGGCTTTGTTCTTGTGGTACTACATTCTCTAGGAAGGACAAGCTGTTTGGGCACATTGCTTTGTTTCAAGGTCATACACCTGCACTCTCCATGGATGAAGTTAAAAGCCAGGGAATGTCAGTTCAAGGGCAGAGCGATGAAATCATGGCTAAAGAGGAAGACATAGATTATCTCATATCTGGAAATGTTATCGAGGATACTAATTTTTCAGGGTTAAATGGCACTGACAATGATCTTGGCTATTTCTCTTCTATGAACTTTGACTCATTCACCTTTGGTGGAATTGACGGGCTTCAGCAACCATCATTTGATACTTCTGAAAGTTTGTTCTCCTTCCATAAATGA